Genomic segment of Arvicola amphibius chromosome 7, mArvAmp1.2, whole genome shotgun sequence:
GTGACTTACCTGTGCTCTCAGTAATGGAGTCAAGAACTCGGGGGACAGTGTAGGTGGCCCCTCTTGCCTGGCTTGCACTCCATCAGGCATGCACCAGACACTGTAGCCAACTGCAACCTCTCCCCTTCAGCTTTGTACCAGCAACATGTGCCCCTCTCAGAGGAGCAAGGCCTCTGTCCCCTTGACGGTGACCTCTGGGGAAACATGCCTGCAGGTCCTATCTGGGTTATAGCCTGGGAGTTGGCAGTGGGAGGGGTGTGCCCATGGAAcagcttcttttctctccctaggGGTGATGCCATTTCTTATGCACGGAtccagcagcagaggcagcaggcagatgAGGAGAAGCTGGCTGAGACGCTGGAGGGAGAGCTGTGAGGTGGTCCAGGGTGGCCTACCCTCATTGCCTACTGCCACTGGGTTCTGTGTGACGTCTGGAGAAGGCGGAGCGCCTGCAAGTCATCATGCCTCAAGTCATCTTGTGCCTACCCTGTTCTCTGGACCTACTCAGCCTGGAGCTCCTGCCCCATTGGTACTGAAGACCTGGGCCATAGGATGTGGATGGGATGAACTCGCTCCTGTCAGCCTATGGTACAGATTGACCTAAGGCCGGTCACCCAGGCTCCCGCCGCTTCAGGTCTGAGCTTGCTGGCAGGCGAGGCTTTGGCTCTGCCCCATGCACCTGTCCTCAGAGCAGAGGTTGAATGCAGCAGTGTCCTGAGGCCAGCGACTGTTGccaggagcaggagagatggctggtCCTTTGAGAATCTACAGCGCTCCCAGGATGCAGCTTCTTGGCCAGAAGAGCAGCCTTGGCAGTGGCCAGGGGGCTGGGTGGGAGTCCCCTGGTGCCTTGGCCAAGCTATTCCAGACACCTTGTTGTTCCATCTCCCATGGGCCTTGCCTTGACCTCCAGGTCCTGCTCCTCCCCCAGCTCAGGCTTTGGTGCTAGGAattgtgtgttagtgtgtgtggtgtgtgctgggGGCATGTACTCCTGCTAATACGCAGTGAGAGCCTTTTTATCAGTTGGCAGGCTCACTATTTGTAGGGGTTGACCTCAGGTATTCCTCCCAACCTGCCCCTGGCATCCTGTAGCCTTTGAAGCGCTGAGAAGAGACTAAAGTCACCTCACacagagctggccctgcctcAGGTACTAGACCTTGGTGAGTAAGCCTGCATGGCTAGGGTATGGAGAGCTGCTATTCTGGAACTAGTCCTCCTGCACATACCCTGGTTGTCCCCCATCCTTCTGCACTGTTATTTTTTCCTACTGTCCTGTGACATTGGCACTAGTGGCTGCTTAGATGGGCGGGACCTTAGACATTAGGCACATGTTGGTGGTCTGGCCGAAGATGACGTGAGAGATGCTAAGCCCCGCCTCCCTCCTGCACTAGGACTTCAGCTGGGCCTGCTCCACGGGACCCAGCCCAGGAGTTGCCGAGTCTCTAGGGAATCTTTAGCTCACCGGTTTTTGGACCCAGGAATAGTGGACATTCTATTTTGGATAGAGGCTCTTTGATATGTGGGCTCCGGTCGTTTCTCAGAGAGCCTGGCCACACTGAACCCCAGAGTAGCAGAGATGTCAGAGTGTAGCTGGCTTGGCGGGACATGTGTCTTCAAGGCTATTTTTCTCAAGCCAGGAATGGGCTTCAAgggatctgtgtgtgtatgtttgggtaCATCAGGGCCCATGTTCACAGTAAGACCTGTGTACCTCCCAGGAGGAGCAAAGGCCCTACCTGCCCCTCTGGTTACTTGTATTGGCATAAGATTCAGGTCACTTCTGCCCAGGCCTTCTGCCCCTGGTATTGAAACTCACTGGCTCCATCTGTGGATAAGATTGGATCCCAATAAGGAAATTGATTTTGTACTGGgaaagcatggggtggggggtaaAAGTAGAGATATGGATATAGACCAGAGTGGGACAGTCATTTACATCCTGGATTACAGTGGCTCCGGAGCCCATTGCTTTGCTTCTGAGCACACACAGGTACTCTCTAGCCCAGACTAGGTCCCCCTATTGCCTGTGTCTGACTGTCTTCTGTGGCTCCCTTTGCCACCCACCccctggtttgtttgttggttaGCTTACATTTGGAGTAAACAAGGCTATAGTTGGTATGCACCATCTGCCTGTCACCTTCTATCTTCAGTGCCTGGGCCTGGCAGGGAGACCCTGTCTACGCCTGCTGGGCTGAGCCTGGCCCGAGCCTGCTCACAGGGTCTCAGAGTAGCCTATCTGTAAAGGGTGAGCTGGCATTCAACCCCATGGTGGCTGCTGCTTTCTCTGCACTATGATCATGTCCAGAGTGCCCTGGCAGTCTGGGCTGAGTTGGAGGGTAGCCTGGCCGCTGGGGTAGGGAGCTCCTGGAATAGATCCcgctcccctttcctccctgaggcAGCAGGCCCAAttcctttattttgaaaaacagtgAACAGTTTTCAGACTAGAGGTATCCAAAGGTTGGAATGGGTCCTGTACTCTGGCCTTTGGAAGCCCAGTGTTTCCCCCAAGATATCCAGACCCTGTGGGTGCAGGCCCCTGTCCTTCCCATGGCCAGCTGATCAGAACAGCATGATGTGATGATGTCCCTGGACAGAGCCACTTTGCCACCTCCAGCCCTGTTCTCTGTGGCCCTGCATGGGAAGTGTCCCTTGTAGGAGTGAGAAACTAAGCGCCAGGTCCCCTGACAGCCTTGTCCTTGGGCACAGCCTTTGCTCAGTCTGGGGCTGGGCTGCCTGCTCCCCCTGCAGGTCTCAGTTGAGGTATTACAGCACCGCAGGCTGCCTGAGCTGGGGCCTGCCAGCCCACAGTTGGTGAACTGCCTGTCCGGAGGTGGAACTGTGTTCTGCATTCTGGCTGATGGCAGGGATGCTGCTGCTCCTGGTTGCAGGTGTGGATCTGTGGCCAGCTCAAAGGCCCGGCCTGGGTGATGTGGTCCCTTAGAGCCAAGCCCCAAACTAGGGCCTGAAGGACATCCTGCGGGTTTGGAAGAAGGCCTCGATCTGCTCCAGCGAGCGGCCCCTGGTCTCGGGCACACAGCAGCCCGTGAAGAGCAGGCTGAGCGCGCAGATGGccgagaagaagaagaaaggcaccTGGAGGCCGAAGGCACTCTGCagtgaggagtgggggagggagtcaCTGAGCACACCCAAGCTCTAGGCTGCCTACAGGGAGGGCCTGGTGGGCAGCACGTGTGTCAACCTTCCTCTAACCTCAGTCACTGAAGGAGGAGGGCAGGTTCTGGCCTGTGCTAACCCAGCTGGATCGCCTTGATGGAGTCTGGAGCTGACCAGCATTCAGGTGTTTTTAGGGCCTGCTGGCTGGCAGACCTGGGAGCTAGGTATATTTAGGAGGGACCTCACCATGCTATAGTTAGGTAGCAGGGTTACACTGGAGAAGCCTAGCATCCAGTAGGTCAAGAGACAGTACAGCTGATCTGGGCTGTATCCCTGGGCTAGGAGGTAACttgaccccacccacccacccacccacccacccagtgcGCTCCTGTTTCTTGCCATGGCCTTGGCTGTGCTATTACTTGGCCACTCTTAGCCTCTAAAGGGCCTGTGAAGGAAGACTGCTAATGGAGAAACCTAGCTGGGAGTCCAGGGGCCAAACACTCACCACTGCCAGCAAAAAGTAGTTGGTGAGGACGAAAGCTGTAAGCCAGCTGACCAGCACACAGAGCCCCGAGGCAACACCACGGGCACGCAGGGGCAGAACCTCAGACATGAGGAGCCAGGTGATGGGCCCCCAGCCCATGGCATAGCCTGTCCGGAAGAGAGGAGCAGTTGGGCTCAAGCCCTGGGGACCCTCAAGCTGTCTTGCCTGTGTCTCTTGGGTTATAAGGAAGTCTTATTCTCCAACTCCCCAACCCCTCAGGCAAACCAGGACAGTAACAGAACCATGTGCCCCCACCCAAACAGCCCAACCCAGGTGTCCCCACTGCCGGGGTGTTCCTACCCATAATGAAGAACATGGTGGCCAGTAGGGGTATCAGAGTGAGATAATTGAAGGATGTAGCTGGGGGCTGCTCTGTGCCCCCAAAGGTCATGATCTCCAGTCCCAGAGTGCTGTTGGGGGTCAGAGGCCTTGGGCCAAAGTGGATGTATAGCCCCAGCGTCAGGTTGGCCACAAACATGACGGATGCTGTGGACACACGGGCACTTCATGACCAAGATTCTCCAAGCCTGAGGCCCTTTCCAAGCCCCATAGTGCCTCTTTCTGGGCAGCAAGACTGGCTTGTAAAAGGGGCagtcctcccacccccaacaccTCCAACACGGAATGACAAGCTCAGGGTCTCTTGCCAGCCCTCTGCTAGGTGGGTGGGCTCCCTTGCTCTTGGAGCTCTGGCAGATCTGTCTGGAGCAGCTACCATGTGCAAGGGAAGCTTGGGTATGGGCCAAAGACTACAGTCCACCCAGTGGCTGTAGGAGCAAGAGGCAAACAACAGAGTGGGGACACTCACCTGACACATAGAGCAGGACTTTCCGGCCGGCCAGGTCCATGGTGACGGCTGCAATCAGCACAGACACAAGCCTCACAGCACCCACTATGGCTGCATCCTGCTGGGAGGGCTGGGGGCAAGACACTGTGCTGAGAGACCTGTTCTGTGTCCTACCTCGACCCTAATTCATGTCAGGGCACTCAGACCTAAGTCCAGGGTCACTGTCCTTTTTTGCCTTGAGCCATCACAAGTACCAAGCCCTAGGTACTTTCTCTGCACCCAACCCTTTACTGAGGGGGGGTTCCCCAGTACAGGCATATATACTATGCCCACTACTAGTCCTAGTGGGCACAGACCCTGGCTGGGCAGTAATGGTGGATTGGAGTCATCCTCATCTTCAAAGCTCACTGCAGGAAGAACATGGGGGTAGAACTGTGCTCTCGGGGACCTCATAGGTCCCACCTGGGATCTGAGCCTGAGGCCATGGTCCCAAGAGTTCCACATTCTATTAAATTGTTTCCCtttgttaatttgtgtattttaaaatacttaagctTCACTTGAGGAAAATGTAATTGAGGCAGGGTGTGAATCAGAAGTGTCCAGGGCTCTGTCACCTAACTCCCTGCTTGTATTCTCCTCAGCAGCCTCACGGGACTCTGGGCAGTgctggctggtgtgtgtgtgtgtgtgtgtgtgtgtgtgtgtgtgtgtgtatgtgtttctcacCAGCACCACAGACGTGCTGTCGAAGATGGTCTGCAGGTACACGAGGATGGGCGTGATGCCCGTCAGCTGCTGCAGAAAGCGCATCAGTACTGCGATGAGAATAGGCCGGTACACACGGGGGTCCCGGGCCTCCGACCACGACACTCGGCTACTCTGGAACACAAAGCTGCTGCTGAGGGGCTGTGCCAGGCTCTCCAGCCTTGACCACCCTGTCTTGGCACCTGTGGGTCTAAGAGagacctcctcccctcttccaagAGAGACCCAGCCACGGGAGACTGCCTGGGCTCTGCACACTAGGAAGAATCACTCCGAGGAAAGGCAGTCAAGGCTCAAAGAGGCCTAGTGAATTTCCAAGGCCACAGAGAGCCTTGCGTGCTGGGCTCAGATCAGTCAGCCGCACCCATGCTGCACCTGTCTCCGCACATTGTCCTGGATCTGCTCAAACTCCCAGTGGACCTCCGAGTCAGCTCGCAGCCAGGTCAGCGCCTGCAGGGCCTCCTCATCCCGGCCCTttgagagcaggaagcgaggcgAGTTTGGCATGAAGCTGAGCAGCAAGATCATGATGAGGACAGGCCCCTCCCCGGCCACAGCAAGCCATCTCCAAGGCAGCAAAAGACCTGGTGAGGGAGGCtttagtgaggggctggggtctcTGAGTAACCTCACTGCTCTCCTGGCCAAGCCTCCCGATTGCCCAAGTCTCTGTAGTAGAGGCAATGAGGGGCTGCAGGGATTGCCTGGACCCTGGTACTAGAGTGAGATTCTTACAGTATAATGGGAGAGGGTAGGACAGGCTGGGCATGGGGCTCTCACCCCCATCACAGGCAGCGAAGCTCCTGTATGGGCTTCCCTCATGACTAACAGGATACTAGACAACCTTAGTGCTGTGGGAAGGTGGTTTGAGACTCTTGCTGTAGAACAGGCCTTAATTGCTCAGAGATGTGGTACCCATGGGGGCTAGGAAGCCAGATGTCCTTCCTATCAGTGCTGGGTCTTTCAGGGAGAGTTCTACCCgaccccctccctgcccctcatctCCAGAACCTGCAGGCTGAATTGCAGGATGATACTTGCCGAGGGCATAGAGAGACAGGGATCCAAACACGGACATGAGCTGCGGTGTGGCCCCAAGAGCCCCACGAACACCAGGGGGTGCAATCTCAGACACATATACCTGCAAGACACATGCCTCCACTTGAGGCTTTAGTGGGAATGCATGTTTCTGGGCCTATTGGGGTGAGAGAGGGGCCTGGGAGCCTGGAGAAACTGGCAGGGGACTTGTTCTGACCATAGCTCTGACCTTCCCTTCCCTAGCAAGAAAATATGCAGAAGCACTCAGCTCTGATGGGcatagggtgggggtggggaggcagacacacagaTGGACTATGACCCTGGGACCCAACCAAGCCCAGGGTATTTCCCATAGTGCTCCCTTTTCCCTCTGTTTGGCCAGAGGACAGGTGTCTGTAGGGAGTACTGCATGAGGTAAACAGTTGGGGCTGGGGGGAGGCGGGGACAGGAACTTCCCTTCACATCCCTTGCTCAACACAGATTTTCTTCAGTTGAGCAATGCATAGAACTGAGGTCAAAAAACAGGATAGGAAGCTTTTGGTGACAATGATGTCAGCTTCTTTGGTGGAGGGAGGTGAGGTTCCTTGGGCAATGTAAGAGACCCCACACACTCTACTGAGCAAAGGCTCAGAGGCAGGGGTGACCTGGAACAGCCCTGAAGCAGCAGAGACATCCGGCCTTACCGGGATGCAGGCAGCAGTGAGTCCCCCGGCAAAACCCGTCAGCATTCTCCCCAGCAGGAGCATCCAGAGGCCACGGGCACCAGCCATGAGTGCATAGCCAATGACTGAGGGGACAGCCGAGAACATGATGCTGAGCTTCCGGCCCAGGAGGTCATTGAGTACCATAGCACTGAGGCCCCCAGCTGCGGCACCCAGGGTGAACACGGACTGCAGGGGTGCAAGAAGATACAATGGCCTTAAGCGTTCTTACCCCCAGCGGAGCCTAGAGATAGTCCCCCCAGGGTTGACCCAGAAGGCAGGCATTCATTGGTGTGCACAGCAGCCTGTGGACAACGGTATGGGAGGGTGCCACAACCACTGTTCTGCTCTAGAGGTGCAGGGGGCCACCTGTCCACAGTGGCTCAGCTCAGGAGTGTTCACGCAGGCCTCAAAAACAGTCATc
This window contains:
- the Slc2a6 gene encoding solute carrier family 2, facilitated glucose transporter member 6 → MQEPLLRSEGLDYDTFPEAPASPRERTRAGVLQNRRVFLATFAAVLGNFSFGYALVYTSPVIPALKLSSDPELHLDKKQASWFGSVFTLGAAAGGLSAMVLNDLLGRKLSIMFSAVPSVIGYALMAGARGLWMLLLGRMLTGFAGGLTAACIPVYVSEIAPPGVRGALGATPQLMSVFGSLSLYALGLLLPWRWLAVAGEGPVLIMILLLSFMPNSPRFLLSKGRDEEALQALTWLRADSEVHWEFEQIQDNVRRQSSRVSWSEARDPRVYRPILIAVLMRFLQQLTGITPILVYLQTIFDSTSVVLPSQQDAAIVGAVRLVSVLIAAVTMDLAGRKVLLYVSASVMFVANLTLGLYIHFGPRPLTPNSTLGLEIMTFGGTEQPPATSFNYLTLIPLLATMFFIMGYAMGWGPITWLLMSEVLPLRARGVASGLCVLVSWLTAFVLTNYFLLAVSAFGLQVPFFFFSAICALSLLFTGCCVPETRGRSLEQIEAFFQTRRMSFRP